The nucleotide sequence ctgcacgtgtttcacactatactttttctacaagcacagtttttcctaaaaataaaaatcacaatttccaaacgacgattaattataataggtacctatgtgataaattttaaactgtatttaattaatacctactaatcaatttaaattccttatacctaaataaattgcacagaaatcagttaaaaaattaatgcactgccttaatttgtttaaatttaaacaattattacacattattgacattatatttatgcagtcacggatttacacaaaacctacttcattcgacgtctcttgcacaggttgctaaatccttattggttatttgataattatcaaatgtttaataagaataaaattgtaaaataaaacagctgtaacatccataatttagtttctatgctatagttaaatataataattgtcttataggttatatatttgtctaaagtttaaccacggatgtaaacagaatataacgttactcagaatgcggtagtccacggatgtaaacagaatataacgttactcagaatgaggtagtcaactgtgcagaaaagaactttacggcacagaaacgtcactctgcggcacagaaacgtcacttttctgcacactaatgtcaaatatcttatactgtgagaaaatatcaagtttgctaacataaaaccgtgcagaaaagtgcactttgaatagtggttgtagaaaaaatctTTTATCTATGCCCCGTTTTACTAGTGTGTGTTTTCACATGTGCTGTAAAACTAGAACTGTGTGAATACTGTTTGGAGCATATTTTGCATGtgaaaggtttttcaccagtatgcgcCTTCATGTGTGATTTTAAAAGTTTCCTCAATGAAAATTGTTTGGGGcaaatttcacaagaaaatggCTTTTCACTAGTATGCACTCTTATATGTGATTGTAAAGTAGAACTctgtgaaaattttttgctgCATACGTTACAGGtgaaaggtttttcaccagtgtgcactctcatatgTACTTTTACGTATGAACTGTGTGAATACTGTTTCTTGCATATTTCACACGCAAAAGGTCTTTCCCCACTATGCGCTTTTATGTGATGTTTTAAGTTGTAACTATTTGAAAACCGTTTGTTGCATATTTGGCATGtgaaaggtttttcaccagtatgcactttTCTATGTCTAGTTAAATGTGTGtttgttgaaaactgtttggaGCAAATGTCACATGtaaatggtttttctccagtatgcactctcaaatgtgatTTTAAAGAGGATCTTTTTGTTAATCGTTTGGAGCAAAATTCACATTTAAAAGGATTTTCTTCTGTTTTCACATCTGTAGTGGCAGTAAAGTTTTGGTTCAAACTGTTTCCAGAACAGTTTAGTAGATTACTTGCATATTTTTTGATGTCTTCGCAAgagacacctaaaataataattatctatTAAATCAGTATAATATAacgataagaaaattaataaagcATGACCCCTTAAGTCAAATTTGAGTTGGATGGGGAAAGGCTTTTGTTTATGTCATGCAAATTGAAATAGTTTGATATCCCAGTagtgggagcacgcaaaatagaattctattttgctgacgtcacaaaacgaATTTCACAATGTGAAAATCGATGGTTGCTAGGCAAcatgacgtcactaaaatagaattctattttgcgtgctcccactacaggcccattttgattatttattaccaacaagctaatttttcgtgtGTAACTTCACTTTGGCGAGACGGCCAACTTTTGTCCTTACAACAATAATTTTCTGTTTtcatcacttgttttattattctGTTACTTACCAGTTTACAAcgtctcggttccgctgatatcACTATTGATTTAGTTTTCTCTGCTGAGATCACCGTCCCACGCAACCAGatgacgtcatataacgtcaACCAGACGTTACTTTTTGGTTGCTTCAGCGACGTCTTTTATATCacgttttttaaacgttttaTATACGTTATCTAGTATTGTATATGACCGCCgtgtcttcgaattctttaattaatctttgtaggtcatcttcattttcgACTGTTATCATGGCGTCTTCGGCGTAGCATATTATCTTCATTTCCTTTTCTTCATTGTATATCATCTTTTTTTTAACTATCTTtatgatttcatccattatcagattaaatattaattaaatattaataggctcagcgaatctccttgtctaattGCAGTTTCATACTTGACAGGTTGCGATAGTTTTCCTTTACATTTTACCATAGGTATGTTGTCTTTATAtatattctcaatggtttttactatacagggtgtttcattaataattgtccatattgTAACTGGAGAAACGTTAGCACAAAATACGAGGATTTAAAAAACACTTataataaaatgtggttccttattgaattacagggtgttttatctaaaaatttaaaaactatttttgctcagcattttaaaattgttcgacgcatccttttcatacttggcaagaagtataggtactgtacaaactactaaattatgttaaacaaacgtttctggctgttgccagaggcgtacgacggaggaaagtgaatggttgactctttccaaattctacgccactggcgaaattactattttagttcaatttttggagtctccaatactttctgtgaaaataatatattttataataataatttcttcatt is from Diabrotica virgifera virgifera chromosome 9, PGI_DIABVI_V3a and encodes:
- the LOC114328042 gene encoding gastrula zinc finger protein XlCGF8.2DB-like isoform X6, which encodes MSDQIEVKQEFSEVCKEDDDEVGDALLDTFKIEIKEETKKESACDTFDSADLKEYPIKTEEQDGVSCEDIKKYASNLLNCSGNSLNQNFTATTDVKTEENPFKCEFCSKRLTKRSSLKSHLRVHTGEKPFTCDICSKQFSTNTHLTRHRKVHTGEKPFTCQICNKRFSNSYNLKHHIKAHSGERPFACEICKKQYSHSSYVKVHMRVHTGEKPFTCNVCSKKFSQSSTLQSHIRVHTSEKPFSCEICPKQFSLRKLLKSHMKAHTGEKPFTCKICSKQYSHSSSFTAHVKTHTSKTGHR